The following are encoded together in the Pseudomonas maumuensis genome:
- a CDS encoding LysR family transcriptional regulator, producing the protein MDTLQNMRAFSCVAQLGSFTAAAMQLDTTTANVSRAVSNLEAHLQTRLLNRTTRRIALTEAGKRYLMRCEQILTYVEEAEAEASDAHARPAGQLKVHSMTGVGQHFVVDAIARYRESHPDVTFDLTMANRVPDLLDEGYDVSIVLASELPDSGFVSQRLGITYSIVCAAPDYVARHGFAHKPADLLKHACLRMVSPVIPLEKWLFDGPEGQEVVNITTSPFQVNSADAMKTAIRSGMGVGVLPIYTAIDGLRDGSLVRILPQYRLQELNLYAIYPSRQYLDAKIKTWVEYLRNSLPEILAAHEADLKTHELLIAN; encoded by the coding sequence ATGGACACCCTGCAAAACATGCGTGCTTTCAGTTGTGTGGCCCAGCTCGGCAGTTTCACTGCCGCCGCCATGCAACTGGATACGACCACCGCGAACGTGTCGCGGGCGGTCTCCAACCTGGAAGCCCATCTGCAAACCCGCCTGCTCAACCGCACCACCCGGCGCATCGCGCTGACCGAGGCCGGCAAGCGCTACCTGATGCGCTGCGAACAGATTCTTACCTATGTCGAAGAAGCCGAGGCCGAGGCCAGCGATGCCCATGCCCGCCCCGCCGGGCAGCTGAAGGTGCATTCGATGACCGGTGTCGGCCAGCACTTCGTGGTCGACGCCATCGCCCGCTACCGCGAATCGCACCCGGACGTGACCTTCGACCTGACCATGGCCAACCGCGTGCCCGACCTGCTCGACGAGGGCTATGACGTGTCGATCGTGCTGGCCAGCGAGCTGCCGGACTCGGGGTTCGTCTCCCAGCGCCTGGGCATCACCTACAGCATCGTCTGCGCCGCGCCCGACTACGTGGCGCGCCACGGCTTCGCGCACAAGCCCGCCGACCTGCTCAAGCATGCCTGCCTGCGCATGGTCAGCCCGGTGATCCCGTTGGAGAAATGGCTGTTCGACGGTCCCGAGGGGCAGGAGGTGGTCAACATCACCACCTCACCGTTCCAGGTGAACTCCGCCGACGCGATGAAGACCGCGATTCGCAGCGGCATGGGCGTAGGCGTGCTGCCGATCTACACCGCCATCGATGGCCTGCGTGACGGCAGCCTGGTGCGGATCCTGCCGCAGTACCGCCTGCAGGAGCTGAACCTGTATGCGATCTACCCGTCGCGCCAGTACCTGGATGCGAAGATCAAGACCTGGGTCGAGTACCTGCGCAACTCGCTACCGGAGATTCTCGCCGCCCACGAGGCCGACCTGAAAACCCACGAGCTGCTGATCGCCAACTGA
- a CDS encoding efflux transporter outer membrane subunit, which produces MPRRHIRALHALSACALCLTLSGCIGTWGIAPQSKTLQANQLTTDDAIREAARDARWPAQQWWRAYGDPQLDAWVIQALAASPSLAMAAARVRQAKAMAGVIESAEKLQANGTATLKRHNWPEDQFYGPGALSGANTWDNNAAIGLSYALDLWGRERNASEQAVDQAHMSVAEARQAQLELQNNVVRAYIQLSLHYARRDIVRAELAQQEQIVALAKRRLDAGIGTHFEVSQAEAPLPETHRQIDSLDEEIALTRNQLAALAGKGPGAGATLQRPTLTLGAPLKLPSNLPAELVGQRPDVVASRWQVAAQARGIDVAHAGFFPNVDLVGGLGFMATGGGPLEFLTGRKFNYNVGPAISLPIFDGGRLRSQLGVASAGYDVAVARYNQTVIGALKNISDQLIRRESMKEQAHFAAESVAAAQKTYDIATVAFQRGLTDYLEVLNAQTLLFRQQQVQQQLQAARLVAHAELVTALGGGLEAGRDVPDEERQAAPKTPATLAIFDTPDHAE; this is translated from the coding sequence GTGCCGCGTCGCCACATCAGAGCGCTCCATGCGCTCAGTGCCTGTGCCCTTTGTCTCACCTTGAGCGGCTGTATCGGAACCTGGGGCATCGCCCCGCAAAGCAAGACACTCCAAGCCAACCAACTGACCACCGACGACGCCATCCGCGAGGCCGCGCGCGATGCCCGCTGGCCGGCCCAGCAATGGTGGCGCGCCTATGGCGACCCACAACTCGACGCCTGGGTCATCCAGGCCCTGGCCGCTAGCCCGAGCCTGGCCATGGCCGCTGCACGGGTGCGCCAAGCCAAGGCCATGGCGGGCGTGATCGAGTCGGCGGAAAAGCTGCAGGCCAACGGCACTGCCACGCTCAAGCGCCACAACTGGCCAGAGGATCAGTTCTACGGCCCCGGCGCGCTGTCCGGCGCCAACACCTGGGACAACAACGCGGCCATTGGCTTGAGCTACGCGCTGGACCTGTGGGGCCGCGAGCGCAATGCCAGCGAGCAGGCCGTAGATCAGGCGCACATGAGCGTCGCCGAGGCGCGCCAGGCCCAGCTGGAACTGCAGAACAACGTGGTGCGTGCCTACATCCAGCTCAGCCTGCATTACGCCCGGCGCGATATCGTGCGGGCCGAGCTTGCGCAGCAGGAGCAGATCGTCGCCCTGGCCAAGCGTCGCCTCGACGCTGGCATCGGTACCCATTTCGAAGTTAGCCAGGCCGAGGCGCCGCTGCCGGAAACCCACCGCCAGATCGACAGCCTCGACGAAGAGATCGCCCTGACCCGCAACCAGCTGGCGGCCCTGGCCGGCAAGGGGCCGGGGGCGGGCGCGACACTGCAACGCCCGACCCTGACCCTCGGCGCGCCGTTGAAACTGCCGTCGAATCTGCCCGCCGAACTGGTCGGCCAGCGTCCCGACGTGGTCGCCAGCCGCTGGCAGGTGGCAGCCCAGGCCCGTGGCATCGACGTGGCCCATGCCGGGTTCTTCCCCAATGTCGATCTGGTCGGCGGCCTCGGCTTCATGGCCACCGGCGGCGGCCCGCTGGAATTTCTCACCGGGCGCAAGTTCAACTACAACGTCGGGCCGGCCATCAGCCTGCCGATCTTCGATGGTGGCCGCCTGCGCTCGCAGCTGGGCGTGGCCTCGGCGGGCTATGACGTGGCCGTGGCGCGCTACAACCAGACGGTGATCGGCGCGTTGAAGAACATCTCCGACCAGTTGATCCGCCGCGAGTCGATGAAGGAGCAGGCGCATTTCGCCGCCGAATCCGTGGCCGCCGCGCAGAAGACCTACGACATCGCCACCGTCGCCTTCCAGCGCGGGCTCACCGATTACCTCGAAGTGCTCAATGCCCAGACCTTGTTGTTCCGCCAGCAGCAGGTGCAGCAGCAGCTGCAGGCCGCGCGCCTGGTAGCCCATGCCGAACTGGTCACCGCCCTGGGCGGCGGGCTGGAGGCGGGCAGGGATGTGCCGGACGAAGAGCGTCAGGCCGCACCGAAAACACCCGCCACCCTGGCCATCTTCGACACGCCGGACCACGCCGAATGA
- a CDS encoding FUSC family protein yields MSTSSLPVRWLQSLEWRRGFFAWARTDGVTWVYIFKVLAAAFITLWLAMRLELPQPRTAMITVFIVMQPQSGHVFAKSFYRVLGTLAGSAMMVALIAIFPQNTELFLPSLALWVGLCSAGAMRYRTFRAYGFVLAGYTAAMIGLPVLQHPDQAFMAAVWRVLEIALGILVSTFVSAAILPQSASAAMRNALYQRFGVFAGVVVEALRGDSQRDRFETSNVRFVAEAVGLESLRNVTAFEDPHMRRRSGRLVRMNSEFMAITTRFNALHRLLERLRARGPLQIVGAIEPGLQTLAELLQPYVGRALTDADALRLALELGTYKEGLQAQVRGLRAEYLQTNPSESDLLDFHTAFELLYRFVDEMYSYAETHASLAMHKHEREQWDEPYVAQTSWLVSLAAGVRASAVLLLLGSYWLLSDWPSGGMMTLIATVTVGLSAASPNPKRMAFQMACGTAIGAFVGFFETFFVFPWIDGFPLLCMVLAPVFVLGAFLASRPAYAGYGLGLLVFFAIGSVPNNLTIYDPYTFINDYIGMVIGMFVCAAAGAIILPPNSRWLWSRLEQELREQVLFAIGGRLRGLGSAFESRTRDLLHQAYGLAAGKPQVQSQLMGWMFTVLEIGHAVIELRKEQARAPVHPAYAESQPWRQAIRVMGRALARLFLQPSTSNHERALVAVDHAISRVQATDEPFARHFDTSVLRRAQSYLHFIRSSLLDPQSPLAPAKGLHDAP; encoded by the coding sequence ATGAGCACATCGAGCTTGCCCGTGCGCTGGCTGCAGAGCCTGGAATGGCGCCGGGGTTTCTTTGCCTGGGCGCGTACCGACGGCGTCACCTGGGTCTACATCTTCAAAGTCCTGGCCGCCGCCTTCATCACCCTGTGGTTGGCCATGCGCCTGGAGCTGCCGCAGCCGCGCACGGCGATGATCACCGTGTTCATCGTCATGCAGCCGCAGAGCGGCCATGTGTTCGCCAAGAGTTTCTACCGGGTGCTCGGCACCCTGGCCGGCTCGGCGATGATGGTCGCGCTGATCGCGATCTTCCCGCAGAACACCGAGCTGTTCTTGCCCAGCCTGGCCCTGTGGGTCGGCCTGTGCTCGGCGGGCGCGATGCGCTATCGGACCTTCCGCGCCTATGGTTTCGTGCTGGCCGGCTACACCGCGGCGATGATCGGCCTGCCGGTGCTGCAGCACCCCGACCAGGCGTTCATGGCGGCGGTATGGCGGGTGCTGGAGATCGCCCTGGGGATTCTCGTTTCGACCTTCGTCAGCGCCGCGATCCTGCCGCAGTCGGCCAGTGCCGCCATGCGCAACGCCCTGTACCAGCGCTTCGGCGTGTTCGCCGGGGTGGTGGTCGAGGCCCTGCGCGGCGACAGCCAGCGCGACCGTTTCGAGACCAGCAACGTGCGCTTCGTCGCCGAGGCGGTGGGCCTGGAGAGCCTGCGCAACGTCACCGCCTTCGAAGACCCGCACATGCGCCGGCGCTCCGGCCGGCTGGTACGCATGAACAGCGAGTTCATGGCTATCACCACGCGTTTCAACGCCCTGCACCGGTTGCTCGAGCGCCTGCGCGCCCGTGGCCCGCTGCAGATCGTCGGCGCCATCGAACCTGGCCTGCAAACCCTGGCCGAGCTGCTGCAGCCCTACGTCGGTCGGGCGCTGACCGACGCCGACGCCTTGCGCCTGGCCCTGGAGCTGGGCACCTACAAGGAAGGCCTGCAGGCCCAGGTGCGTGGCCTTCGCGCCGAGTATCTGCAGACCAACCCCAGCGAGTCCGACCTGCTCGACTTCCATACCGCCTTCGAGCTGCTGTACCGCTTCGTCGACGAGATGTACAGCTACGCCGAGACCCACGCCTCGCTCGCCATGCACAAGCACGAACGCGAACAGTGGGACGAACCCTACGTGGCCCAGACCAGCTGGCTGGTATCGCTCGCCGCTGGCGTGCGCGCCTCGGCGGTGCTGTTGCTGCTGGGCAGCTACTGGCTGCTCAGCGACTGGCCCAGCGGCGGCATGATGACCCTGATCGCCACAGTCACCGTGGGCCTGTCGGCGGCTTCGCCGAACCCCAAGCGCATGGCATTCCAGATGGCCTGCGGCACGGCGATCGGCGCCTTTGTCGGGTTCTTCGAGACGTTCTTCGTGTTCCCCTGGATCGATGGTTTCCCGCTGCTATGCATGGTGTTGGCGCCGGTGTTCGTGCTCGGTGCGTTCCTCGCCTCGCGCCCGGCCTATGCCGGTTACGGCCTGGGCTTGCTGGTGTTCTTCGCCATCGGTTCGGTGCCGAACAACCTGACGATCTACGACCCCTATACCTTCATCAACGACTACATCGGCATGGTCATCGGCATGTTCGTCTGTGCCGCGGCCGGCGCAATCATCCTGCCGCCCAACAGCCGCTGGTTGTGGAGCCGCCTGGAGCAGGAGCTGCGCGAGCAGGTGCTGTTCGCCATCGGCGGGCGCCTGCGCGGCCTGGGCTCGGCCTTCGAAAGCCGTACCCGCGACCTGCTGCACCAGGCCTACGGCCTGGCCGCCGGCAAGCCGCAGGTGCAGAGCCAGCTGATGGGCTGGATGTTCACCGTGCTGGAGATCGGCCACGCCGTCATCGAGCTGCGCAAGGAGCAAGCCCGCGCCCCCGTGCATCCGGCCTACGCCGAGTCGCAGCCGTGGCGCCAAGCCATCCGCGTCATGGGCCGGGCCCTGGCGCGGCTGTTCCTGCAGCCCAGCACCAGCAACCACGAACGCGCCCTGGTGGCGGTGGACCATGCCATCAGCCGCGTGCAGGCCACCGATGAGCCCTTCGCCCGGCACTTCGACACCTCGGTGCTGCGCCGGGCGCAGAGCTACCTGCACTTCATCCGTTCTTCCCTGCTCGACCCACAGTCGCCGCTGGCCCCGGCGAAAGGACTGCACGATGCTCCGTGA
- a CDS encoding DUF1656 domain-containing protein — protein MPREIAFHGVYMPTMTLMFLFALGLAWGLDRFIASHDGYRFFWHPALLRLSLFVCLFGALALSLYW, from the coding sequence ATGCCCCGCGAGATCGCCTTCCATGGCGTGTACATGCCCACCATGACCTTGATGTTCCTGTTCGCCCTGGGCCTGGCCTGGGGCCTGGACCGGTTCATCGCCAGCCATGATGGCTATCGCTTCTTCTGGCACCCGGCGCTGCTGCGCCTGAGCCTGTTCGTCTGCCTGTTCGGCGCCCTGGCGCTGTCGCTCTACTGGTGA
- a CDS encoding efflux RND transporter periplasmic adaptor subunit, with protein sequence MKKFFSLIATLLVLTAAVVIGRQLWLHYMTTPWTRDGRVRADIINVAADVPGYVVDVPVKDNQRVKKGDVLIRIDPEHYQLALEQAKALVASRKATWEMRKVNARRRADMDNLVISKENRDDASNIASSALADYQHAQAQLAAAELNLKRTQIVATVDGYVTNLNIHKGDYARTGEAVMAVVDEQSFWVYGFFEETKLPHVKVGDVAELQMMSGERIKGHVESIARGIYDRDNPQSRELIADVNPTFNWVRLAQRVPVRIHIDEVPEGFLLAAGTTCTVVVKPSEG encoded by the coding sequence ATGAAAAAGTTCTTCAGCCTGATCGCCACCCTGCTGGTGCTGACCGCTGCCGTGGTGATCGGCCGCCAGTTGTGGCTGCACTACATGACCACGCCGTGGACCCGCGACGGCCGGGTGCGCGCCGACATCATCAACGTTGCCGCCGATGTGCCGGGCTATGTGGTGGACGTACCGGTCAAGGACAACCAGCGGGTGAAGAAGGGCGACGTGCTGATCCGCATCGACCCGGAGCACTACCAGTTGGCGCTGGAGCAGGCCAAGGCGCTGGTTGCCTCGCGAAAGGCCACCTGGGAAATGCGCAAGGTCAACGCCAGGCGCCGCGCCGACATGGACAACCTGGTGATCTCGAAAGAGAACCGCGACGACGCCAGCAATATCGCCAGCTCCGCCCTGGCCGACTACCAGCATGCCCAGGCCCAGCTGGCCGCCGCCGAACTGAACCTCAAGCGCACGCAGATCGTTGCCACCGTCGATGGCTACGTGACCAACCTGAACATACACAAGGGCGATTACGCCCGCACCGGCGAGGCAGTGATGGCGGTGGTGGATGAGCAGTCGTTCTGGGTGTATGGCTTCTTCGAGGAAACCAAGCTGCCCCACGTCAAGGTAGGGGACGTGGCCGAACTGCAGATGATGAGCGGCGAGCGCATCAAAGGGCATGTGGAGAGCATCGCCCGGGGGATCTATGACCGCGACAACCCGCAAAGCCGCGAGCTGATCGCCGACGTGAACCCGACCTTCAACTGGGTGCGCCTGGCGCAGCGGGTGCCGGTGCGGATCCATATCGATGAAGTGCCGGAAGGGTTCCTGCTGGCGGCGGGGACAACGTGTACCGTGGTGGTCAAGCCGAGCGAGGGCTGA
- a CDS encoding type II toxin-antitoxin system YhaV family toxin codes for MTETRRKPLCVHGWSVFAHPLFLDKLEALIDEVEVLKRKDPVGYVKKNAAKRLKAIRRLAFDVIAQAPGNPDHRMGGTLGAEHKHWFRAKFFQQYRLFFRYHASSKIIVLAWVNDDDSKRAYESSDDAYRVFRRMLGNGHPPDDWDQLLQEATAATARFNATLKR; via the coding sequence ATGACTGAAACGAGGCGCAAACCTCTATGCGTGCATGGCTGGAGTGTGTTCGCCCACCCCCTCTTTCTCGACAAGCTCGAGGCGCTCATCGATGAAGTCGAAGTGCTTAAGAGGAAAGATCCGGTCGGTTATGTGAAGAAAAATGCGGCAAAACGATTGAAGGCCATCAGACGCTTGGCCTTCGACGTCATTGCCCAGGCGCCCGGCAATCCGGACCATCGCATGGGCGGCACACTGGGCGCGGAACACAAGCACTGGTTCCGTGCCAAGTTCTTCCAGCAATATCGATTGTTTTTCCGTTATCACGCATCCAGCAAGATCATCGTGCTGGCGTGGGTGAATGATGACGACAGCAAACGCGCTTACGAGAGCAGCGACGACGCCTACAGAGTGTTCCGCCGCATGCTGGGTAACGGACACCCGCCTGACGACTGGGATCAGCTGTTGCAGGAAGCAACTGCGGCAACAGCCCGATTCAACGCCACCCTCAAGCGCTGA
- a CDS encoding type II toxin-antitoxin system PrlF family antitoxin, which translates to MATTFEAESTLTERYQTTVPETVRRALGLKKRDKIHYSIRPDGAVILTRAETAEEDPAVGQFLEFLERDIATNPQRLKVVDAEFVARLDALVGDVEIDLDQPLSADDE; encoded by the coding sequence ATGGCTACTACCTTCGAAGCGGAATCGACCCTGACCGAGCGCTACCAGACAACGGTCCCCGAAACCGTTCGCCGCGCATTGGGCCTGAAAAAGCGTGACAAGATTCACTACTCGATCCGCCCTGACGGAGCAGTGATACTGACCCGCGCAGAGACAGCCGAGGAAGACCCTGCCGTGGGGCAGTTCCTCGAGTTCCTGGAGCGGGATATCGCCACGAACCCGCAACGTTTGAAGGTTGTCGATGCAGAGTTTGTCGCTCGCCTGGATGCACTGGTTGGCGACGTTGAAATCGATCTCGATCAACCTCTATCGGCGGACGATGAATGA
- a CDS encoding universal stress protein: MPHPVLIAIDASPAAASLLTLAQRYCRPGEHTLHVLLAIDSTFAVHDHRTAYTEDELEEYPAACDEQQQAENAVNNAVSMLRDAGFDSLGCMVAGQPVEAIVAKARELECELVIIGHRHLSRLGRLLDPSISAKVIDRVKVPVLVGAA, encoded by the coding sequence ATGCCCCATCCGGTTCTGATCGCCATCGACGCCTCTCCGGCAGCCGCCAGCCTGCTCACCCTCGCCCAGCGCTACTGCCGCCCCGGCGAGCACACCCTGCATGTGCTGCTGGCCATCGACTCGACCTTCGCCGTGCATGATCACCGCACCGCCTACACCGAAGATGAGTTGGAGGAATACCCCGCCGCCTGCGATGAACAGCAACAGGCCGAGAACGCCGTGAACAACGCCGTGAGCATGCTGCGCGACGCCGGCTTCGACAGCCTGGGCTGCATGGTCGCCGGCCAGCCGGTGGAGGCGATCGTCGCCAAGGCCCGGGAGCTGGAGTGCGAACTGGTCATCATCGGCCACCGCCACCTGTCACGGCTAGGCAGGCTGCTCGATCCGTCGATCAGTGCCAAGGTGATCGACCGGGTGAAGGTGCCCGTGCTGGTCGGGGCAGCTTGA
- a CDS encoding LysR family transcriptional regulator — translation MQLPDMNLLVALDVLLDEGSVVGAAQRMNLSPAAMSRTLGRIREAMGDPILVRAGRGLVPTPRALALREQVHGLVEQAGLVFRSRDAVDLVNLDRAFNIRTNDLFIALYGAQLLRMMLAQAPRTVLRFVPEGSGDDDAVLRNGQIDLIISSAIELGPEIKVQSLFNTYFVGLAREDHPIFDAAITPERFAAYPQISVSRRGRANGPIDVSLANCKVERRVALITTSFHSAMFSLPDSDLILPIPANILNSVQRLKLPLRSFEIPVPLEKVNVMQAWHPRFDNDPAHRWLRQTLKACGSIDP, via the coding sequence ATGCAACTCCCGGACATGAACCTGCTCGTCGCCCTCGATGTGCTGCTCGACGAAGGCAGCGTGGTCGGTGCCGCCCAACGCATGAACCTGAGCCCGGCGGCAATGAGCCGGACCCTCGGGCGAATCCGCGAGGCCATGGGCGATCCGATCCTGGTGCGTGCCGGCCGTGGCCTGGTGCCGACACCGCGAGCGTTGGCCCTGCGCGAACAGGTGCATGGCTTGGTGGAGCAGGCTGGCCTGGTGTTTCGCAGCCGCGACGCCGTCGACCTGGTCAACCTCGACCGCGCCTTCAACATCCGTACCAACGACCTGTTCATTGCCCTGTATGGCGCACAGTTGCTGCGCATGATGCTGGCCCAGGCGCCGCGCACGGTGCTGCGTTTCGTGCCCGAGGGCAGTGGCGATGACGATGCGGTGCTGCGCAACGGGCAGATCGACCTGATCATCAGCTCGGCCATCGAACTGGGGCCGGAGATCAAGGTGCAGAGCCTGTTCAACACCTACTTCGTCGGCCTGGCCCGTGAGGATCACCCGATCTTCGATGCCGCGATCACCCCCGAGCGTTTTGCCGCCTACCCGCAGATCAGCGTGTCCCGGCGTGGCCGCGCCAACGGGCCGATCGACGTGTCGCTGGCCAACTGCAAGGTGGAGCGGCGAGTGGCGCTGATCACCACCAGCTTCCATTCGGCGATGTTCTCGCTGCCGGATTCGGACCTGATCCTGCCGATACCGGCCAACATCCTCAACAGCGTGCAGCGCTTGAAGCTGCCGTTGCGTTCGTTCGAGATCCCGGTACCGCTGGAGAAGGTCAACGTGATGCAGGCCTGGCATCCGCGCTTCGACAATGACCCGGCGCACCGCTGGTTGCGGCAGACGTTGAAGGCTTGCGGCAGCATCGATCCTTGA
- a CDS encoding MFS transporter, which yields MSSLTAPSAALAAAPAPAAPAQTAFGLRVVVGLFGVLLAVLCAGLNEAVTKISLSDIRGAMGIGADEGAWLLAVYSAASVSAMAFAPWLATTFSLRRFTMTAVGLFAVLGLIQPFAPNLHSLMLLRVLQGFASGALPPMLMSVALRFLPPGIKVYGLACYALTATFGPNLGTPLAGLWTEYVGWQWAFWQIILPSLLAIACVGWGLPQDPLRLERFRQLDWRGVLLGLPAISCIVLGLSLGDRWGWFDSTLICWLLGGGVLLLVLFMYNEWSEPLPFFQLRMLSRRNLSFALVTLAGVLVVLSGVGSIPSAYLAQIQGYRPAQTSPLMMLVAMPQLLALPLTAALCNIRAVDCRWVLAAGLAMLAASCVGSSLLTSQWIRGDFYPFYLLQVFGQPMAVLPLLMLSTNGMTPQEGPFASAWFNTVKGLSAVIASGLLDALGTLRRHFHSNHLVDSLGNAPLIDDNAAGLAKRIHEQALVLTSADLYLVMAGIAVAMICLIPFVPTRIFPPRAVA from the coding sequence ATGAGTTCCCTGACCGCGCCTTCCGCCGCGCTGGCCGCCGCCCCTGCGCCGGCCGCCCCCGCGCAGACGGCGTTCGGCCTGCGGGTGGTGGTCGGGCTGTTCGGCGTGTTGCTGGCGGTGCTATGCGCCGGGCTCAACGAGGCGGTGACCAAAATTTCCCTGAGCGACATCCGTGGCGCCATGGGCATCGGTGCCGACGAAGGCGCCTGGCTGCTGGCGGTGTACAGCGCAGCTTCGGTCTCGGCCATGGCCTTCGCGCCGTGGCTGGCCACCACCTTCTCGCTGCGCCGCTTCACCATGACCGCCGTTGGCCTGTTTGCCGTGCTCGGCCTGATCCAACCCTTCGCCCCCAACCTGCACAGCCTGATGTTGCTGCGTGTGCTGCAGGGCTTCGCCTCGGGCGCCTTGCCGCCGATGCTGATGAGCGTGGCGCTGCGCTTCCTGCCACCGGGCATCAAGGTCTATGGCCTGGCCTGTTATGCCCTGACCGCCACCTTCGGGCCGAACCTCGGCACGCCGCTGGCTGGCCTGTGGACCGAGTACGTCGGCTGGCAGTGGGCGTTCTGGCAGATCATCCTGCCGTCGCTGCTGGCAATCGCCTGTGTCGGCTGGGGCCTGCCCCAGGATCCGCTGCGCCTGGAGCGCTTCAGGCAACTGGACTGGCGCGGGGTGCTGCTTGGCCTGCCGGCGATCAGTTGCATCGTCCTCGGCCTGTCGCTGGGCGACCGCTGGGGCTGGTTCGACTCGACGCTGATCTGCTGGCTGCTCGGTGGCGGTGTGCTGTTGCTGGTGCTGTTCATGTACAACGAGTGGTCCGAGCCATTGCCTTTCTTCCAGTTGCGCATGCTCTCGCGGCGCAACCTGAGCTTCGCCCTGGTGACCCTGGCCGGTGTACTGGTGGTGTTGTCCGGCGTGGGCAGCATTCCGTCGGCGTATCTGGCGCAGATCCAGGGCTACCGCCCGGCGCAGACCAGCCCGCTGATGATGCTGGTGGCCATGCCGCAGCTGCTCGCCCTGCCGCTCACCGCGGCGCTGTGCAACATCCGCGCGGTGGACTGCCGTTGGGTGCTGGCGGCGGGCCTGGCGATGCTGGCGGCGTCGTGCGTGGGGAGTAGCCTGCTGACCTCGCAGTGGATTCGCGGCGACTTCTACCCCTTCTACCTGCTGCAGGTGTTCGGCCAGCCGATGGCGGTGCTGCCCCTGCTGATGCTCTCCACCAATGGCATGACCCCGCAGGAAGGTCCGTTCGCCTCCGCCTGGTTCAACACGGTCAAAGGGCTCTCGGCGGTGATCGCCAGCGGCCTGCTCGACGCCCTCGGCACCCTGCGCCGGCATTTTCATTCCAACCACCTGGTCGACAGCCTGGGCAACGCGCCGCTGATCGACGACAACGCCGCTGGCCTGGCCAAGCGCATCCATGAACAGGCCCTGGTGCTGACCTCGGCCGACCTGTACCTGGTGATGGCGGGTATCGCCGTGGCCATGATCTGCCTGATCCCCTTCGTGCCTACCCGGATCTTCCCGCCGCGTGCGGTGGCCTGA
- a CDS encoding HlyD family secretion protein, with amino-acid sequence MTNNRKTLFIGSALAVAVLAALVGPWMFGSDHRQRTNDAYVAADYTVVAPKVAGFIKEVLVEDNQQVSAGQLLATIDPRDYQAALDAAQAQLLVARAQSLDARATLERQASLIAQAEAAVKAAQAEAAFADHEVTRYSRLAEQGAGTVQNAQQARSGVDQARARLANSQAALLATRKQVDILSAQVASADGQLKRAEAGLEKARLDLSYTRITAPVDGMVGERALRIGAYVNPGARLLSVVPLERAYIVGNFQETQLTHVQPGQPVSISVDTFSGEQLHGRVESIAPATGVTFAAVKPDNATGNFTKVVQRIPVKIVFDDGQPLLARLRVGMSVEATIDTHGDTLAGKEVTAR; translated from the coding sequence ATGACCAACAACCGCAAGACGCTCTTCATCGGCTCGGCACTCGCCGTGGCCGTGCTCGCCGCCCTGGTCGGCCCCTGGATGTTCGGCAGCGATCATCGCCAGCGCACCAACGACGCCTACGTGGCCGCCGACTACACGGTGGTGGCGCCGAAGGTGGCGGGCTTCATCAAGGAGGTGCTGGTGGAGGACAACCAGCAGGTGAGTGCCGGCCAGTTGCTGGCGACCATCGATCCGCGCGACTACCAGGCCGCGCTCGACGCCGCCCAGGCCCAGCTGTTGGTGGCCAGGGCGCAGAGCCTGGATGCCCGCGCCACGCTCGAGCGCCAGGCCTCGCTGATCGCCCAGGCCGAGGCGGCGGTGAAGGCGGCCCAGGCCGAGGCGGCCTTCGCCGACCACGAGGTGACCCGCTATAGCCGCCTGGCCGAGCAGGGCGCCGGCACCGTGCAAAATGCCCAGCAGGCGCGCAGCGGCGTCGACCAGGCCCGTGCGCGGCTGGCCAACAGCCAGGCGGCGTTGCTGGCCACGCGCAAGCAGGTGGACATCCTCAGCGCCCAGGTGGCCAGCGCCGATGGTCAGCTCAAGCGTGCCGAAGCTGGGCTGGAAAAAGCCCGCCTGGACCTGTCCTACACCCGCATCACCGCGCCGGTCGACGGCATGGTCGGCGAGCGTGCCCTGCGCATCGGCGCTTACGTCAACCCGGGGGCGCGGCTGCTGTCGGTGGTGCCGCTGGAGCGCGCCTATATCGTCGGCAACTTCCAGGAGACCCAACTGACCCATGTGCAACCGGGGCAACCGGTGAGCATCAGCGTCGATACCTTTTCCGGCGAACAACTCCACGGCCGTGTCGAGAGTATCGCCCCGGCTACCGGGGTGACCTTCGCCGCCGTGAAGCCAGACAACGCCACCGGCAACTTCACCAAGGTGGTGCAGCGCATTCCGGTGAAGATCGTCTTCGATGACGGCCAGCCGCTGTTGGCGCGCCTGCGCGTGGGCATGTCGGTGGAAGCGACCATCGATACCCACGGCGACACGCTGGCCGGCAAAGAGGTGACTGCGCGATGA